Part of the Elgaria multicarinata webbii isolate HBS135686 ecotype San Diego chromosome 5, rElgMul1.1.pri, whole genome shotgun sequence genome, gacaagaagtgtgtgtatgctttgcccaaacaggatttgaaatgctcaatcagtggctgttgcacttcacaaacagtgcactgcacacacagcacgctcacacaatcacacagtcacacacagagtccaagtaacagagagaagaaatagagaataatttttttttggaatttttttgtatttttttggtatatagaaggaaggaagatgaaacacagtcaggctttaagagggggggggggacaaccaaccaaccaaccaaccaaacacacactccaaagtttaaaaataaattattattaaatcaaagtaagggaaaaacacagagcaaactaagctaaaagtcagaaagaagcaaacaaacacacacacgtgcgccaagctaaatcctaatctatccccaaagtccaaacacagcagcagcacctataactaactcctctctccacaaatgacaacccacaaagatgctgaaagctgaaagctctgagggtgactctggcttagtccccccctccaacgctgggattggaggatgcttcatgaggtgatcaattctcatcaggattgggagttgaatgtgcctgtcatcgcttcaaataaaccctgcCCCGCCGCAGctgggtttaccctaccgtttgtattgtaaatgtacccgattttttaaaaattctagcacgcgaaccaaaggacacagaaagttgagagtagtctcaaaatgacccccatccatgactgtctaagcacaagaattttcagaacgatagcttaaaaatcaacccagttatccccgattcttttacgcaatgcaatcctatgggcgaaaaccaccgtttgacccgcgctgtccctgtttgttgacccgatttttaaaaaaatatagcacgcgacccgcacgacgcagagaggtgagagtagtctcaaaatgacccccatccacgactgtctaagcacaagaacgatagcttcaaaaacaacccagttatctatgggcgaaatgtttcaagatggcgatcagagcgctccgcggaaagagaagcgctccgccaatggccgcttctcttcaccttgcttctaggagtccgcggtccgcttctactccgcctctgggcaaggcggagcaggccaattcgctcctgcttctgcgcttctaataggagcggagcacatgcctaatgatTAGTCCCAATCGCAACGTACTGAGAACCGAAACATGGATGAGGTAAGAGTTTTCCCCCTGCctcgagatgtagtgatggccatcacatttgacggctttaaaagaggattagacacatCCGTGGAGAAAGCTGTAAATAGCTACCAGTTGTGATGGctctgtgccacctccagtaccagaggcagaaagccgatatgcaccagttgctggggaacatgggagggagggtgctgttgcattcatgtgaTGCCTgtggccactctgggaacaggAGGCTGGGCTTAGAGAGGCCTTGGGTCTCATCCAGCACATGTTTTGATGAgtaggctgaaacaactgggcctgtttagcctggagaagaggcgattgaggggagacatgagagcactcttcaaatacttgaaaggttgtcacacagaggagggccaggatctctttggtgggtttttaaatatatatatatatatatatatatatatatatatatatatatatatatattctgaaacaaaaacaaaaaaaatcgtCGAAGACTAACTGATGGTCTTGTGTACAATAACCTGGAAAATATTTCTGTGAGCACTTggaggcagggtggtggtggtggtggtggaccatGGGATATGCCCCACCTGAGAACCGCCAGGTGCTCCCCCTCCTTTTCATGCTCTAGGGGCATTTTGGTATGGTGGCAACAGCACTGCTGAATCGCTTCCAACCACGTGCCAAACCCGCAGCGGCCTTGAATTGGCTGGGAACGCCAGAAGACCAGGAGCAAGTGGGGCGAGGCGGGGGCGCATGCACCTGGCGTGGCTTGGGCCTATCTTCTGCTCGGTGGCGGCAGCATGCGTTTCGGGGGGGGCAATAGCTggcttgaaggaacgcctcctcccatatgtacctgcccggaccttaagatcatctacaggagcccttctccgtgagcccctgccaaaggaagtgaggcagctggctactagaaggagggctttctccgctgtggcaccccagttgtggaatgagctccccagagaggtccgcctggcgcccacactgtactgctttcgtcgccagttgaagacctttttattctctcagtattttaacacttaattttaacttaaatttaaattgtactgttttaactctgtattttaatcttatatcaattttgctgcgtggatttatcctggttgtgctttttatactgtattttgtaattgtgcttttaacctgttggttgttttattgtggttttaatttttgtgaaccgcccagagagctttggctattgggcagtataaaaatgtaataaataaataaataaaaataaatttatcagatgcatgaagggACTGCTTCTTTCTGGATGCTCCCAAagaagatggggtgggtgggtcaacccccactccacccccaagaAACTAGCAAATCCCGAGTACTTTGGCTACAGAAAGGCTCCTGCAACAACAGCTCTTCTCGAACTTCTAACTATTGGGGGGGCCTCTCTGGGGAAAGCGCCGGACACGGCACAGAGCCACAGCAAGAAAGGACGAAGCCCCTCCTCTGGACTCTGATCTCTGCCAGCCCCCAATTCATCATCTTTCAATGCCCGAGAagaacctcccctccccaacacagtgttggtgccagattttgtggggtggggtgggcagagggtcctcagggggggggcttcctccttgccactgccgccacTGCCTGGCGGCTTGCCCTTGCCCTCTGGGCCCAGAAGGAGAAGGCGCCAGGCACGTGAGGTCCTGATCCTGGCACGGCTGGGGGGTTGGGGAGGgcaacagggaggaggaggatcagggccAGTGGTCCCGTTGCTGGAGAGTGGTCCCTGGCAATGGAGACCCCGTGCCGTGCCAGCCCCGCTGCTACTGGGTGGCGTGGAgctgccacggggggggggggagcaacgcCTTTGGGCGCGCTCCGTAGAAGCTCGCTGCATGAATCCTGCCGGggcctcttattattattattatttatttatttatttatttatttatttatttatatagcgccatcaatgtacatggtgctgtacggagtaaaacagtaaatagcaagaccctgccgcataggcttacattctaataaaatcataataaaacaataaggaggggaagagaatgcaccaaacaggcacaggggagagtaaaactaacagtataaaagtcagaacaaaatcaagtttgctGGCGGCAGCAGCCAGgggcaggaggaagggaaagagccGCTTCAGCAGGGAAGGGCGGCAGGCCACGGCCTTCCCCGTCAGCCCACCTCGGGCTCACGCGAGCCCCGTCATGTGGGGGCTAGAGGTTCCGGGGGCCCAGAGCACCTTGAGCCCGAAAGGCTTGAAGGAAATGACAATCACGGTTTACAAGATAACTCGGCTGGCTTTTCTTTATCAGACTGCCGTGGCCATTCGAGCCAAGACGTCCGAGGAGAGCCACCCCAACAGAGGAGAGTCCCGCCCGGGAGAGTGAGGTGTTGGGGCCCCTATTCCAGAGCAGCCGCTTCTTGGCACGGAGCGTCGCTGGGCCAAGGGTTCGCCCCGGCCGAGTAGCCCAGCCCTCTCAAGCGCAGCACGAACCAGGGGATGAGCACGGGCGCTTCTGCCACCAGGGCCTGCAAGCCCTGCTCCATCTGCACCCAGGCCTGGATGGCCTTGGGGTTGGACATGGCGGCCACCATCTCCGGCCTCTGCATCTGCCGGGAGAAGTGCAGCACCTGCTGCTGGACCTGCTCCTGAGAGGCCGCCTGCATCCCCTCCGAGGCCAGCAACGCGTTCTGCATGAGCGAGAGCATCATGCGCTTGGTGTAGGCGTTGCACAGGTTCACAATCAGCACGGGGATCTCCGTGGCCTCCAGGGCCTGGATGCCCCCTGCCCCAAGCGCTCCTGCCCCAGAGGGGGGCGTGAGGTTGGGCAGGGATGAGCTGTGCCCAAGGGGGTGGGCCAGGCTGCAGAAGGCCCCGCCCTCGTCAAGGCAAGAGCTGTTGGTACAAAGGCTGGTAGAGCTGAGAGAGAGCGGGAACGGAACGGGGTGCTCCGGGCTGTCCAGGTGGGAGCCCAGGTCGCTCAGGCCTGCGCGCTCTGGGCAGGGGTTCCTCGCCAGGGTGCCAAAAGGGCTGGACATGGTGAAGAGGTCCTGGGGCACGTTCAGCCCGGGCTCCTGAGCCTCCGTGTTCAGCTGCCTCAAGGGGTTGTCCCCTCCAGGGATGCTGCTCTGAAGGCTGACCAATGCCGGCTCGGGGCTCTTCGGGTCCTGCATCAGGTCAGGGTTCTTCGCAAGGTCCATTATCTCCCGCATCTTGTCCAGGATCACCCTCATGATGTCCATGTTGTTAAGGATGTGGCTGATGGCCGGGACCTGCTGAGCCAGTTGCTGGATCTCAGGGTTGGCCAGAATCACTTGCCGCACCTTCTGGATGATCATCTCCGAGGTGGGCACCACCTGCCATTCCGCAAAGGAGGGGTTCACCTCCAGCGGGGGCCATGAGCTCCGCGTGCTTGGGCTAaacgtgggggaggggaggctgccgCCGGAGGGTATCAGGGCACAAGCCGAGGCCCTGGGCCCATACGACACCTGGGGCGGGTTCTCCTGGTCTCTCTTCAAGGCTCGGATCAGCAAGTGGACGGTCATGCCATCCCCAATGCCGCACTGCCGGAGGGTGTCTGGATCCTTCAGGATCCTGCCAAAGAACACGAGCACGAGCTGGCTGGTCTCGCAGTTGAAGTGCTTGGAGAGTTCCTCCTTGAACTGCTGGATGGTGCTGATGTCGGGGAGCACAAACTCCGCGGCTGCCTGGGGAGACTTGGCCGTGATGCAGATgaagctggggttggaggcgatGACCGGGCAGGCCACGGGGGCCGGGGGGGCCTCGGGGTCTTTGTCCATCATTTCCATGATgcacggaggaagaggaggggcttGCATGCCGGATGGGGGCGTCTTGCCCGGCAGAGAAGATGCCAAGGGAAGGAAGTTGGTCTCAAGCCACTGGGACAGGTCTACTTTCACCGCCGTGGTTGTTTGCCTtctggagaggggtgggggctgcctGCCCCATACACTGGGCTGGGTGAAGCCAAGGCGGCTGGTAGAGCCCCTCCCAGGCCTTTACTCCTccgctccctcctccctccctcctccttcctgagCGAAGGAGCTGCTCTCCACATGGCAgcatgtgtgtgttggtggggtgGTGGTCACTGTGACATCGCCAAGGATGTCACCACCAACTGCACAGCCATGggtaggtggggggaaaggagtgccCAGGAAAGTCTGCCAGCAGCCGAGGCCATCTgagagggacagggctcctgccctgCGGGAGACTCACcagagaccaaggccacagctagacctaaggtttatcctgggatcatccagggttcgcccctgcctgagcactggatcccctgtgtgtcacctagatgaacaggtttgacccctggacgatccagggataaaccttaggtctcgctatggcCCAAGTGATGTGCAAAGCACCTTCTGTTCGGGGAAGGGGTCTGCTCTGGGGCCAGGGTCTGGACTGCAAGGGAGTGTGTAGAGGACTGTCCTAGGCCTTGGCGCAGGCCAGCCAGCCGGCCAATGGTCTGCTGTCCCTCCAAACTCTGTAActgaggccttaggtagacctaaggcttatcccggcattgtcccagggtcgtccctgcctgctcccaggatcctctgtgtgtcatttacatgaacagggacgacctcgggatggtcccgggataaaccttaggtctagctaaggcccgagtgGGTCGGTGCAGGTGGCCCTGGTTATGTACGTCACAATCTTTCAACAGCCAGGCCAATTTCATTTCACCATTGGGTTCTTTCCATTGTATTTTAAGatcatttgattattattttttaaagttgttgtgagccattttgaaaattcattGAATTGAACGATGGGATAGAAACTccttaggaaggaaggaaagaagaggaaggcaggcaggcagatgacTCGTGGTGGTAACCATCAGATGGAAGCACGCTCACATCACCAACTGAACGTAGCCATACGCgttctctggattttaggaaagctgattttaataaactcagaaccatgataagtaaggtcccgtggtaagtgagcctaatgagaaaaggagtgcaggatggatgcacagttacaagatggggaatacttggctcagcaatactacaaacaagaaggatcttggaattgttgtagattacaagctgtgatgtggctgcaaaaaaagcaaatgctattttgggctgcattaatagaggtataacttccaaattgcgcgaggtactggttccactcggcaatctggagtattgtgtccagttctgggcaccacacttcaagaaggatgcagaaaagctggagcgtgttcagaggagggcaaccaggatgatcaggggtctggaaacaaagccctatgaagagagactgaaagaactgggcatgtttagcatggagaagagaagattaaggggagccatgatagccctcttcaaatacttgaaaggttgtcacacaggggagggccaggatctcttctcgatcctctcagagtgcaggacacggaataaggggctcaagtcacaggaaaccagattccggctggacatcaggaaaaacttcctgactgttagagcagtatgacaatggaacccatgacccagggagatggtgggctctcccatgctagaggccttcaagaggcagccagacagccatctgtcagggatgctttaaggtagattcctgcatggagcagggggggttggactcaatggccttgtaggccccttccaactctactattctatgattctatgagcctatGAATCCCAAGAACttgaggccaaactagatgtgatctAACTGTTTAATTCCCTTTGCATCTTTAAACCCCTGCCCTTCATAGTGCCAAATAAGAAACACAGTAGGCTCCGTTCGTACATTTGACAGAGCGTAATCTTCCGTCTTGCGTATATTTCTCAAACTCTTATCACGTTAAACCAGAGTAACTGCCGAAATAGATTACAAAATTAGTAACTGACAAAGACAGAAATTTACTTCTTAGTTTGGGGAACTAAGTGTAAGACAGAAGAGTCTGCTGGTGAagcatttttttccccttgagaAAGGTGAGAGTTCAGAATGTTTTCGGAACATTATTACTGTTGCTGTTCCCTCACGAAAATCAAATCTATGAGACAATTAATTGTATGCTTTTTGTGATTCTGCAGATGAGAGAATGTCCGGTGAATGAcagaattcattgccacaagatgtagtgatggccaccacttagGATGGTTTAAGTGGACTGCACGAActcatggaagaggaggaggctaccaatggctaccagtcctgatggccacgtgctacctccagtttgcCTAAGTACacaagtagctggggaacatgggcaggagggtgctgttgcactcatgtcctgcttgtggatccctggtcaacagctggttggccactgtgtgaacagagtgctggactagatggaccctgggtctgatccagcacagctgttcTTATGTTGTTCTTAAATAATTGAGGGACAGAAATCCTTGCGTTTCTACTGCAAATCTGTGGCACTAAAGAAAGGTTAATTTGTAGACAATTTAGTAATAATGGACAATAATATCCCACTAAAGGGAGTGGGACTTGAACAAGCGCTCATCCGTGCTCCCACGTGTGTCTCCTGCGTTTCCACCTGATGCGCTTGCAGAAGACAGTGTGAAGGCATTACTCCCAGGACAATCTGCTGCCAGGCCAAAGTTAAGGagttggtactagtgtacaaggGCCCTAGATGACTTAGGACCAAGTTATTTGAGAGGCCTGCTGCCTCCTCCCGTGctctcctgcctgctcccgtcAGTCCTCCGGGGAGGTCCTTCTGGTGGTTCCTCATGCTCCCTGGATCCATCTGGCAGCCATTCCAAGAAGGCCATTCCACGCACTCGCCCTCTGCAATGCGCTGCCCCTGGGAATAAGGCAGGCACCGGCAGCTGAGAGGGTTAGGAGCAGGCTCAAAGCAGCTTAACATTTGCTGGGTGAGGATGCTGCTGGTTACTCTTTTAGATATGcattaggttatttatttatttatttatttatttatttatttattacatttctataccgcccaatagccgaagctccctgggcggttcacaaaaattaaaaccataataaaacaaccaacaggctaaaagcacaaatacaaaatacagtataaaaagcacaaccaggataaaaccacgcagcaaaattggtataagattaaaatacagagttagaacagtaaaatttaaatttaagttacaattaagtgttaaaatactgagagaataaaaaggtcttcagctggcgatgaaaggagtacagtgtaggcgcccggcggacctctctggggagctcgttccacagccggggtgccacagcagagaaggccctcctcctagtagccacctgcctcacttcctttggcaggggctcacggagaacggcccctgtggatgatcttaaggtccgggcaggcacatatgggaggaggcgttctttcaaataacccggccccaaaccgtttagggctttgaatgtcaataccagcactttgaatcgggcctggacctggactggcagccaatgaagctggaaaaggactggcgtaatgtggtctcaccggccagtccctgttagtaaacgggctgccctgttttgtaccagctgaagcttccagactgttctcaaaggcagccccacgtataacgcattgcagtaatccaaacgagaggttatcagagcatggaaacTGATTAAAACTGATATCATTATttgcatgttgtattttattgttttgtaattGTTTTTGAATTGTACACAGCtttgatgggtttttttgttaAGCGATATACAGATCTATTtgtttatgtatatttatttattaaagtaagCTCAATACTGTTATGGTTATCtttaagataataaaatataaatgaataaatcaactTAACATTCATCTTTGCATTCTAGGACAGAGCACTGcctctcccatggcagccccctagacaaggagggggagagaggggggaggggacgagggggggagagaaggggctggaagaaagagagggaagccattgccccaccccacccagaataTCCATGAAGGGGATGTTGCCCTTGACAGAAAAGAGGCTTCCTTCCATGCCCGGCTTCAGCATATGGAGTGACTTgtgttattgctattattatatttatttgtaccccgccttttgcccaatactggg contains:
- the LOC134399694 gene encoding ubiquilin-1-like, whose product is MQAPPLPPCIMEMMDKDPEAPPAPVACPVIASNPSFICITAKSPQAAAEFVLPDISTIQQFKEELSKHFNCETSQLVLVFFGRILKDPDTLRQCGIGDGMTVHLLIRALKRDQENPPQVSYGPRASACALIPSGGSLPSPTFSPSTRSSWPPLEVNPSFAEWQVVPTSEMIIQKVRQVILANPEIQQLAQQVPAISHILNNMDIMRVILDKMREIMDLAKNPDLMQDPKSPEPALVSLQSSIPGGDNPLRQLNTEAQEPGLNVPQDLFTMSSPFGTLARNPCPERAGLSDLGSHLDSPEHPVPFPLSLSSTSLCTNSSCLDEGGAFCSLAHPLGHSSSLPNLTPPSGAGALGAGGIQALEATEIPVLIVNLCNAYTKRMMLSLMQNALLASEGMQAASQEQVQQQVLHFSRQMQRPEMVAAMSNPKAIQAWVQMEQGLQALVAEAPVLIPWFVLRLRGLGYSAGANPWPSDAPCQEAAALE